Below is a window of Impatiens glandulifera chromosome 2, dImpGla2.1, whole genome shotgun sequence DNA.
ATGTCAGAAAATGAAGCAGGATAATGAGTAAGTTACACTTCATCTGGTTCTCGAACATCAATCAATTGAGCTTCATCAAGAAATGACAGATCTTGCAGTTTCTCATGAAGCTCATTCGGGTGAATGTCTTTAAGTATTGATTCTTCCCTTGCACATACATTTAAGGATAACAAAACAGAGTTAGTTAACAATTGATGTTCTATCAGCATTCATCATCTAAGAAAAAAAGggttcattatatatttatctaccTTTCAGACAAAACCTGTAGTAAGTGCCATCCAAATTTAGTTTTACATCTAACAACTTTGTTTATGGGAGCACCGAAAGCAGCCTCTTCAAACTCCGGTACCTGAAAagatcaacaacaacaacatcgaTTCATCAGCcatttagtaatttttttcagacaaaaacacaaaaagagtaaaaaaattcaacaaaacTTTACCATTTGACCTCTTCTCACCCAACCAAGGGAACCCCCGGATTCTTTTGAGGGACAGATTGAGTATTCAACAGCTAAATCGCTAAGATCTTCGCCTGAGTAACCAACATGAAAATTATACTCAAATATCTTAATCATTTCAAATGAATTTAGAAGCTTTGTAAATGTTAGTTAACCTTGTACAATTCTTTTCTGGATCTCTGATATGATCTTACTGTCCTCTTCTTTGACAAGCAAGTGCTGTACAAGTATCTCTCTATCACCTCCGGAACTGCTGCTTTCACTGCTAAATGAAGCTGTACCATCATAAACAAAATCATAATCACAATCCCTAGTCAGAAAAGACATACAGTTATATCCGCAAGGAACGGATTAATCAATATTGGAGCTTGAGACTGAAATGGCACTGGTAAATTGGAACAGATAGAATGTAAATCAAtttgaagaacaagaagaagagcaaATTGAAAACTAACTGACAAAACAATCTGAATATACCCGCGTCCATAAACAACaatgagagaaagagagagggaTGGATTGTTGTTCTCACTGACCTTTGACTCCAGAAAATGAACGACCCGCCGGCGCCATGGACGGAAGTCGTTTGAAACCAAAAAAACGAAGATGGTGCGATCTGGGTAGGGAGGTTTTGGAGGGAATAGAAAAGCCGGATGAGTTTTGGAGGTTTAAGGTAAGAGATGAGACGAAATTGTGACTGGTGACTAAAAGAGAGCTTCTGAAAGTAGCGGCGGTAGCAGGAGATGAAGCATAATAATACAAGGGTAGATGTGATGAGGACGAAGCTCCGAATAGTTGTTGGCAAATGGACCTCATCCTTTTTACCTGCTGCTGCCTCCCGAGGGAAGAGAGAGCCTGCGAGAATACAAAGAACAAACCTTTCTTTTCTGGGTCAAACTCACCAATGgacaattttttctttcaattttgatAGGAATATGCTATATCCAATTCGAAGTTCATTTTCCAGTTCAACCTACTTATTTTCTTTGTTAATTGACATACAAATTTTGGGTAATgcatatttatgatatttttcctAGTGAAAGTTTCAcgaattttcatatatatatttaaataataatattaattaataaaataaaatatatatatatatatatcacctatttaaaatatatcaaaatatatgtataaatatattttaaaattattaattataaataaacagataaaatataataaatactagTATATATTCAAACATCAAACATAAtagtacaatatttttatatatttattattttcatttgtaatgctatttataaaataacattttaaactaattaatatagttaacataaaaaaattatttcttaatttttatttattttaaatagtatatgtattataataaaattaataattaaaattttaaaaaataaattaaaactactaattattatatttaatattaatattttaaaacaattaattgttttcataaataaattcataaaatataataattattaaatactttatcataatataataatattttaaacaaaaaatgtatttaatattaatttttaaaaaatttaagagatgacatatttaattttataatacaaaGAATAAAGAATCATAATGTactttaagaaaaataaaatcgaATATAGTTACACAAATTCAACTACACCTAAAAATTAGTATGAGCACAAACAAAGAAGATGGGTTTAGGTCTTTGTGAACAAATTTACCTCCAAAATTGAGAATGTTGATGACTTTGGATTGTGCAACTTTTGAGCTAGAATTATAATCTTGATGAATTCAAGATTTGACTCCTGGAACAAAAACCCTAATTTGGTAGTCATTGCTTCCAATACACTATAGACCTGAATGACCCTATTGTGGTCTTTttatttctctaatttttttcatttgatcATTTAGAAGTATACATTTAAGCTCTTATCTAATTTACAAAAATGTTAATACAGGTAAACATAAAAACACAAGTAAAACCAAAAACAAGATTAAGAAAcctgtttttctttttctactcTAATAGTCATCTCCCCATCTCCTCTTCCTTCTTCCTCCATCATCTTCATCCGTGTCATCCTCCTCCTCAAAGAGATCTTCAGGCGGGTCATACACAATCATGCCGGGAAAAAGCTCTAAGAAATCATCCTTCATCTTCTCCCTTAATTCCGGATATGGAACAAGTCCTTTCAACATAACACGAAAAGGCAAAGAAAGTGGAATATCAGGAGATTGTCTCATCTCTTCATATATCTCCATTGCCTCTGATGGCAATCCACTGTCCAAAAATGCTCTAACAATATCTCCAAAAGTATGCTGATCAATATGAACTTCCTCTCCCTTCAGATCATTCCAAACGCGCTTAGCTTCATCCACTTTTTTGTTCCTTGAGAGCATCATAAGCATGTCCCTATAGAAGAACATGTCCGGTCTGTACCAAATTTCTGACCTGACCACTTCGTATAGCTATTTGTGtattcaaaacataaaaaacacaaaatgaacCCAGCCCAAAACATATTAGCAGTTACAGAATGAAAGAAATACCAACCTTCATGGAAAGAGTTACAGAATGAAAGAAATACCAACCTTCATGGAAAGAAATACGAGGTCTTGCCTCTGGAATTCAGCCAGAACTGCAACTATGTCTGATTTCAGGAGACGAGAAACATGAGATTTCATGAATCGTTGGAGACGAACTGGGTCCAACTGTAGCCTCTTTAGTTCCTTAACAGTGAACAGCCCTTCCTTCCCAATTTCTTTCTTTCGTCTCCATATGGATAAACTTGGCCTTGATGCTGAACCGAATATAAAACGCTCTGTCCCTCCATTGAATTGACCTAATGCCTTCGTCCGGTTGAGAACTAGATGAGTTGATGAAACCCTTCTCAGCAGGTCTCTAGCCGATCGTAGCATAGTAAGAAAAGTAATCCGAAACAAAGACAGATGCTCTATAATTCCGACAACTCCAGAAGAAGCAGATGAACAGCACAAATAACTTCCTCTACCTCCGCTCGAATAAGCAGACACTAACCACTACATAGGCAAGTTCCTCTAGTTATCATAAAGTTACAAATGATATTGGTTAGTTTTGACAACTTACTTAATTTGTGCCTGGTTCTGATTTGCCAACTGACCATATATCAGATGGCAATATGTCATCAAACTTCAAAAGTATATCAGCACTTTCCTTCCTACATCTAATATAAAAGCATTTGgattgttaaaaaaaagtacCATATGTTTGAAATAAAGCAGAAATCAGTAAAAGGGATAAAATGAATGATAAGCCAACAGAAGTTGAAGGAATTTTACAAATGATGCATGAAGCTGACATGATCATCTGCCACATGTCatattatatgattatttgGAGTATAACTTAAGCCTgctatcttttaaaaaaaaaaccccAATATAACAAAATCACATCTCTTTGTCATGCCAATAGACGGAATAAACACAAAAGTAGGAATTAAGGTATGATGATCTGTCCTGGGTCTGAAACATTGGAATGAAGATGCTTATTCTCAAACTAACATATTAACATCACAGTTTAGctaattaacataaataacctAATTATTAACTAAACTAACAATTCATCTATAAGCATAAATAGTTTAGGAATTAAGGTTTAACTTTTAAGAACAATAAACATACCAATACAAAAGTTCTGCACTATCGGAGACGACGGGAAACCGGAGTTTGgaaataaagaagaagagtGCGACTTGCTGAAAAAAGAGAACAAAGAAAGAACAatgtgaaaaattaaaaattaaaaagggATGGCTACTGGGCctaaacttatttttctttgGGAGTATTTGGGCCCTTTCGGAGTCTTCCCAGCCCAAGGTCTTCAAATGGTCCTTCCACGAGGCCATCCCTCATATAGTTATatcattggaaaaaaaattgttatataattaatatatatttaatttaataaataataataataaataacgctaaaaataagtgataataaattttttgatttataatttttttacactaaaattataaaatcaaaataatttataaattaataaaatatattaaaactttatattataataaagaaataaacatacgaatcttatataataatataatgaataattaaatatattggtgattttatatatttaattgtgtttatagtttCGGGGTGAGATTGAGACGGACAGAGTGGGGACACAAATATTATCCCGTTCCATCCGTTTGGTTTCGAGGGAAGTCTCAAAAGGGACAATTTAGTTCGATTATTGCAGTTTTAAATTGTCATTCTTATCCGCAATGAtactcattaatttttttaagaggttaatgttaatatttttttaattcgttttgatatatatttttaaaatttttaatctcattatatctAGGGTGCTTATGATTACATATTcagtgtttttatttatattttgtcgtGAGGTGTTTAAACTTTGAaacgttattattattattagatgaattttaaaataaaagaaattaattgtaaaatattaagaGTAGATATTAAAGTTGGAGAGTGCCATATTGCTGTTTTTATATTGGGACACGTGGCAAGTTGGGGACACGTGGCAGAAGATTATATGAGCGCAGAGATGTGGTGAGGAAATAATATGGATAAATTTGGAATTATTCTCTTTCTATtttctgtctgtctgtctgatGTTTATATTATACACATATTACCCTCTATCTCTCAACTTCTTGACCTTGCTCTGTTCTTCTTCTTATACTTCtaatactttttattataattattattatattattagtattgACAATTTCACAAGATAACCCAACCAGGAAAATTACTTTCACACAAAACAATTCCACGTTGGATCCAActtcaaacaaaagaaaaccttaattttctcttcttctcaagGGCTTCACCGGCGACATTAACCTCAACCGACCGACGGAAAACGAAGACATCTTGTCTCAATCTCTCGCCGAAAGGGAAGACCGGGTAATTCTCCCGACCGCGACGACAACGTCCGGAGGCTTTCACAAGTTTCCTCCGGCGAATACGAGGTTCGTTCCGTTTATTAACCCATCATTTCTTTACAGTACTACTATTTGTTTGCTTTTTTCCTCGGTTAGATTTCTGAATTTCAAATGagggtttaattttattttaattttttttcacttttttctaTAAATGAAATTAACCCTATCGCTTTCCCTTTTCGTTATTATTAAAAGGCAAAATGTCTGATTCCTTCTTCTAAACAACAAATTGTGGTGGattcatgaatttgaatcatcTCTCTTTAAACATCTATTATTGTTCTTAATCAGATGCGTAGCTGAATCTCATCTCAAGATCTTGAGGCCAATTAAgataccttcttcttcttcttcttcttctttcttatcAAATGGATTTTGGATTCCTCGGTAGTAACAACAACCACATTCCTTGGCTTAGTCAAAAAGTGAaaaccaccaccaccatctCTGCCCTGCCGCCAGAAACACCACCACCACCAAAGGAGGAACAGCAAAGATCAAATCTTGAGGTGAAGTTATTTGGGCGATCACTTCTTCTCCCATTAGTTTTATGGGTTAGTAATTTCCAAACACCTTCACTGATCAACaaagaattgaagaagaagCCAGTAGTAATGCATAACAGAGTGGATCATTCGAGAATTCGTTTCAGACCATACGTATCGAAAGTTCCATGGCATACCGGTCCGAGAGCTTTCCTGTCTCAGTTATTTCCTAGATACGGGCATTACTGTGGACCGAATTGGTCGAGTGGGAAAGAGGGAGGATCGCCTGTATGGGACAGAAGGCCTATAGATTGGTTGGATTTTTGTTGTTATTGCCATGATATTGGTTACGATTCTCATGATCAGGCAGATATGTTGAAGGCTGACCTTGCCTTTCTCGATTGTCTGGAGAAACCTAACATGATTGTCAAAGGGGATGCTCGAATTGCCAATCTATACAAGAAGATGTGCACATCAGGTAACTCAGACACATGTACCAGATTGATtatatgaaagaaaatatttgaacTTTATTCTGAAATGCAGGTCTGAGAAGTATATTGATTCCTTATAGAAGACATCTGTTGAAGCTGCAGTCAGTTCAAATGgaatttggatttggatttgggTTTGGATGGCTGGGAGATAGGCAATGGAATGTATGGAAGCTGAGAAAGAATCCATGAAACAATTAGAAGTCTATTTCCACATtactctttattattattattattattattattattattattattattattattattattgtctctACTTTGTTGAGCCAGTATAAGTCTATGCtgttgatgatatatatatatatagatatgtatATGTGAAAAACCTAGCGATGTTGATATTTGAACTCGCCCTTGTATATGAAAAACTTGAGTAGTGTGTTTGTAAGTTTTGGTACAAATTTGACCTAATTAGGTCTTAGGATGTATGTATTCTGAAACACTTCTCATAGAATGTATGTaccaacttaaaaaaaaaaactttttttattgtatgaccatgattattttaaagaaaaaataagttgaaGAATGGGAGAGGATGAGCTTCTCTTATAAGTGGGTTttgtttataagttttttttattaccaGTCATTATTGTTAAGAAGTGAAAATCTCATAAAATAACAGGCAAATACTTCTTAATTACTGGACATTTCATTTTCATTACGCAGATTATACAAGGAAACGTTCTGCCGGAGGAGAGAACATAAAcaataaacatgttaaaactcAAGAAACCTGGAATTTCAGAGCTTCACTCTAAAGATTCCTGGAAACTGAACAGTAGTAAACTCTACTACATTAGGAAGCTGCattagaaaacaaaaacaaacaaaaaaaacagtAGAATTGGTTGGTCAGAAGAAAGCCCTGCTTCCATAGAACACCCTTGACCCGtctttcttattcttattctcatcgttaaatttgttattgttCTTGTTATTGTCATTGTTCTGAATTATACCTCCGTTTTTCTCCTCAGCTTCAAGCTTGTGATGATCAAGATCCATTGGAAGCTTCATCTTCGCTAGTGATTCAGTAAATTGTTGCATACTTCTCATATACATGTCCACAATCTGTTGTTGTATTTCCGACTGCTCAACCTCCATTTTCATCTTCCCACTTCGGCTAGGGAAAGCTGATCCAAACTGAACAGAATCATTGCCTTTTTTGTTCTCGCCCTCTTCCTTATTCTCAACTTCCCTTGTCTGATCACCTTTCTTCTTCGAAGTCGGTGTCTCTGGATAAGCCGAAGAACCGTGAGCCTTCTTCTCCATTGAATCAGCAGAAGAGATCCTGTCGTCGCTTAAGCTTGTCATGGTGGAGCTCAAGAACCCGTTGGACGATTCTCCAGAGGAATTAGCAGCCATTTCGTATTCAGGAGAGATGCCAAGATGTAGAAAGGAAGCCAAATCAAAATATCGAGAAACCATCTCTTGATTCTCACTGGCAACATTGATGTCAGGGAATTCAATCCTGGTATACTCAATCGGGTCCAACGTAGATTCTGGCATATTCCTATTGAGAAGCACAACCTCTGAAGTGATGGATGAATTGATAGCTGCTGCTGCTTCAGAAGAAGAAGGAAGGTTGTTTGGGTTGATAGAGAGAGTGAGTTTGACAGTTCCGGCTGGGGAGTGGAACAAATCAGTGGAAGATAGAGTATAGTCTTGGCTGATCTTACCTTTCCCAGATAAAGTGGAAATGGGTACTAAAGCAAAACCAAGAAGTTGATCTTCCATGAAGTTCTTAGCCCTGCTGAGCATCCAAATCTCACATTTGAGGACGACATCGAATTGGGTAATCTTCATGGATAAATTCTGGTTGAAATCTGGGTTTTTTCCGCCTCCTATGATGATTCTTGTAGTGATAGTCTCGTCGGGGTCACATGTAAGTGAGAATTTGGCATAGACATCTTGATTGTCGTAGATACAAATGTTGTGAATGTTTTTGGCATGATGAACATAGATATCCAAGATCCCTGAAAACCCATGACCACCACCGCCGTGATCTGATTCAGCTTGGGGGTTGAAACGAAACCCGGTTGTTGTGTGATTGAatgaatcatcatcatcatccatcatATTTTGTCAAAGTAGAGAACCGGAGAAGATGTCTGTCCTTTATAAGTTGCCGGAGAAGCCTTAGCTTAAAAGGGAACAACGAGAAGAGGTTTCTTACAGTAGAGACTAAACTAGTGAGGGTGGgtgaaggaaggaaggaagttAGGGTGGCAGTAGGTGGGAATGGAACTGTGAGGTCAACATGGAAATCAAAGACAATGGAAtttgaatgatgatgatgatgatgttgatggtGTGAGAGAATTGTTGTCTTTCTCTTTCGTTTTTATCAAGATGGTGGGTGAACGATGAAAGAAAGGGGGGGTGGTCTTTGCTTCACACAGCAGCTTCCACTTTGAATGACGAGGGCATGCTCCAATTATGTCCATGGAAGGTCCCGCCAAGGTCACTATCTATCTCtctataatatacatatatgatGATGGCTGTAACGCACAATTCACATATGTTATATGTTAATTCCCTTGTTAATGGCCTAAATTCTGccttttcatattattatttccaCTAGATGCCATTAGGAACAGAATGACTAAGTTAGCTCCACTCCCCCCAAAGACAGAAAGTTGCTCTTTCTActgttattgttgttgttgctgGGCCATTCTTACTTTTCAACTCAAAATTAGGTTGAAACTTCTGTACATCAAAGAAtacattttctttgttttacacaattatattatctattttcAAACTTAGACAGAATTGGACTCACAACTTAAGATTGAGAGGAAGGGTTTATTGCCAGCCATAGAACTGAAATCAACTGAAGATTGAGAGGGGTTTACTGCAAGATGTGATTTCTTCGATTATCAAACTTCGTCACATCTtacatttaacaattttgttcatttaacaattttgttCGGGCCTTAGCTATGAGTAATGAGATGGTCAGATCCGAGCCAACCAAACCTTTTACACCAAAATTATATCTTTTTTCGCTCTATATCCAGAAATCTATAGGTAGTTTCCAAAACAATGAGAAACTCAACTAAAAAAGTTTATGCAATAAAATCTGAATCATACTGTTAAccaaatggtaaaaaaaaaattacacgaGATTGGTTAGTTGAAAGAAACAGTTATTAAAGAAAGATAAAGAGGAGTTTTTTATGATACAATTCATGCAGCAACCATGAGGAGCTACTAGAATGCTGTTATTTCACCATATAATAGTTGAAAGCAACCGAAGATGTACAAGAACAATCAGCTAATCATTGAGGCCTAACCTGACCAAAAGCTTCAGATGCCTTTTCAGACGCCACCCTGTTGGCCGCTTCCCTTTTCATTGTTTGCTTGGCCCTGAGACCTAACCTGACCAAAAGCTTCAGATGCCTTTTCAGACGCCACCCTATTGGCAGCTTCCCTTTTCATTGTTCGCTTGGCCCGCCGACCCACCGGCTCTTTCCCCGCACCTCCTCCTCTATTTTTGGTTTGTCGTGATGAGCCAGAAGCACCTCCATCTTCTTTAGGAAGATAAACTGGGGGTGGGGGCCTAGCTTCTTGTCTTCCAGCTCTAACATACCCATTATCTCCCCATCTTCTATTACCAATTCGCAGATTTGTTGAAGAACGGTTATTATAATAAACTTCATCCAGATCATCATGTTCTTCATCATCCACGTAATGAAAATAGTCATCCACCTCATCATTCGACTCCTCAACTATCAAGGGCTTAAACCAAGAAGCTCTCACAAGAAGGCAAACACTCTCCTCCATCATATAGTCATGGATACTGTTTCAATTTCACCATGTAGCAACTTAGGCCTTATTTGatgaagtgttttttttatgaatagaATCGATGAAAAAGAGTTTTAATACCTCCCATCCAGGTAGCGATGAACGCTGAGGGATTCAAACGGATGCTTACACTGGGGGCACGTCGGTTTCTCCTTGTAAGTGGCCCATCTGAGTATGCAAGTCACGCTATAAAGGGTTGAAGTCAGTTTAGTACATAGCCTTAAGTCTATCAATCTACAAAGCTGTTattatatcaaaaatcaatGAAATGGCAAAGGTATCATTGCCAATTTCCAATTGCCAATTGCCAATTGCCAATTGCAAATGAAGAAAGTACTTAAGATTGTTCAAGACTCTAAACACAAACCAGTAAGCATGATCGCATCCTTTAACCAGGGCAGTCTCCTGGAGAGCTATCTTGTTTAAACAAATAGCACAAGTACCATGATGAATTTCACAATTCACTTGATGTCCCTCTCCTTCACTCTGCTTTACCACCTGAAATGAGAATGAATCAACATTTCACAGTGGGGGAAAATGATGGTGGATTAAAACCCACATCCTTGGTTGACCTAGAAAAACTACAAAAGGGCATACTAtctttgaaattgaaattacaaTTACCCCAATTAAAAGTTTTCATTCAATCAGTTGTTGTAAAAGCTGTTAaactatctaatatatatatatatatatatatatatatatatatatatatatatatatatatatatatatatatatatagaactaATCATCCGAGTTCAAATTTCTCAAGAACGTAACCAAGAAAACATCCGATCGAAAACAGAAGAAAATAGTGATCTGTACCTCTGCTTCTGGGTTGAGAGACATGGTTCGCAATTCGTCAGTTAGCTGTTGAGCGTCGACGAAATCGAAGGATTCGGTCATCTgggaaagaagataaaaaaaagagcCCTAATTTGTGTAGCTATTCTCTGAATGACTGCAACAAAGAGCTGAAAGGTATAGatagagggagagagagagagagagattacaGCGGTGAGATGCTTGGGAATAATTCTTGGATTCCAAAGAAGCGGTATCAGGAATCGGTGAGGGAGACGCGGCCCCGTGAACAGTGACCCAAACCCGACGTGGAGGAAATAAGTCGGGCCAAATCTCAATCTTCTCTTCTTTACTATTATAAATACTTACCCTTTACTGCGCCCCCGCCTCtcttacttttctttttttctttcagtTGGGCCCGCCGCCCTAGATTAGGgctaaattaaagattaaacatttagttaaaaaaaacaaaaattagttaGACCGGTTTTAATGATTCGtgaaataaaaacttattaacGTGAAAGAGTTTAAAATCAAAAGGGAtgtttctatttaaaaaaaaaatagaaaaaaaagttgaaaaagtTATTTCTTTTACTCCTCCAGTGCATATAGTATATGTGCCCCGTATTTTTATTACatcatttaaatttgattaggtgtttattttatttgatataacaTTTTGTTTAGTGG
It encodes the following:
- the LOC124926159 gene encoding pentatricopeptide repeat-containing protein At1g62350 codes for the protein MLRSARDLLRRVSSTHLVLNRTKALGQFNGGTERFIFGSASRPSLSIWRRKKEIGKEGLFTVKELKRLQLDPVRLQRFMKSHVSRLLKSDIVAVLAEFQRQDLVFLSMKLYEVVRSEIWYRPDMFFYRDMLMMLSRNKKVDEAKRVWNDLKGEEVHIDQHTFGDIVRAFLDSGLPSEAMEIYEEMRQSPDIPLSLPFRVMLKGLVPYPELREKMKDDFLELFPGMIVYDPPEDLFEEEDDTDEDDGGRRKRRWGDDY
- the LOC124927588 gene encoding uncharacterized protein LOC124927588, yielding MMDDDDDSFNHTTTGFRFNPQAESDHGGGGHGFSGILDIYVHHAKNIHNICIYDNQDVYAKFSLTCDPDETITTRIIIGGGKNPDFNQNLSMKITQFDVVLKCEIWMLSRAKNFMEDQLLGFALVPISTLSGKGKISQDYTLSSTDLFHSPAGTVKLTLSINPNNLPSSSEAAAAINSSITSEVVLLNRNMPESTLDPIEYTRIEFPDINVASENQEMVSRYFDLASFLHLGISPEYEMAANSSGESSNGFLSSTMTSLSDDRISSADSMEKKAHGSSAYPETPTSKKKGDQTREVENKEEGENKKGNDSVQFGSAFPSRSGKMKMEVEQSEIQQQIVDMYMRSMQQFTESLAKMKLPMDLDHHKLEAEEKNGGIIQNNDNNKNNNKFNDENKNKKDGSRVFYGSRAFF
- the LOC124926229 gene encoding uncharacterized protein LOC124926229; the encoded protein is MTESFDFVDAQQLTDELRTMSLNPEAEVVKQSEGEGHQVNCEIHHGTCAICLNKIALQETALVKGCDHAYCVTCILRWATYKEKPTCPQCKHPFESLSVHRYLDGSIHDYMMEESVCLLVRASWFKPLIVEESNDEVDDYFHYVDDEEHDDLDEVYYNNRSSTNLRIGNRRWGDNGYVRAGRQEARPPPPVYLPKEDGGASGSSRQTKNRGGGAGKEPVGRRAKRTMKREAANRVASEKASEAFGQVRSQGQANNEKGSGQQGGV
- the LOC124925905 gene encoding rhodanese-like/PpiC domain-containing protein 12, chloroplastic, whose protein sequence is MRSICQQLFGASSSSHLPLYYYASSPATAATFRSSLLVTSHNFVSSLTLNLQNSSGFSIPSKTSLPRSHHLRFFGFKRLPSMAPAGRSFSGVKASFSSESSSSGGDREILVQHLLVKEEDSKIISEIQKRIVQGEDLSDLAVEYSICPSKESGGSLGWVRRGQMVPEFEEAAFGAPINKVVRCKTKFGWHLLQVLSEREESILKDIHPNELHEKLQDLSFLDEAQLIDVREPDEVAQASLPGFVVLPLRQFGSWGPEITTKFDSQKDTYVMCHHGVRSLQVAKWLQTQGFTKVYNVAGGIHAYAANADPSIPTY
- the LOC124925985 gene encoding uncharacterized protein LOC124925985: MDFGFLGSNNNHIPWLSQKVKTTTTISALPPETPPPPKEEQQRSNLEVKLFGRSLLLPLVLWVSNFQTPSLINKELKKKPVVMHNRVDHSRIRFRPYVSKVPWHTGPRAFLSQLFPRYGHYCGPNWSSGKEGGSPVWDRRPIDWLDFCCYCHDIGYDSHDQADMLKADLAFLDCLEKPNMIVKGDARIANLYKKMCTSGLRSILIPYRRHLLKLQSVQMEFGFGFGFGWLGDRQWNVWKLRKNP